AGCCAAGTGAAGAGTGGAAGAAATTTTTCTCTACCCTAcctaaagaaaaaggatggataGAATcaactatatacaattatcaaGGTTTTTGGTCATCATCACGATCAATTCAAGGTGTGATTGCATTTCAACAACAATTCCAAGctcaagatagtgatatcattcTCGTTACAAGTCCAAAATCAGGAAGTGTTTGGCTAAAATCACTTCTATTTGCGTTAGTGAATCGAAAAAATAATCCTATTTCTCAACAAGATCACCCTTTACTTGTCAAGAACCCTCATGATCTAGTTTTGTTCTTGGAACTTGATCTATATGCTGATGATCAAGTTCCTGATTTTTCCTTGTTCACTTCACCTAGACTTATGGCAACTCATGTTCCCTTTGCTTCATTGCCAAAATCAGTCCAAAACTCAAGAACCAAACTTGTTTACTTATGTAGGAATCCAAAGGACGCATTTATTTCTATGTGGCAATTTGCAAATAATTTAAGACTTGATAATCACAAAGATACCAATTCCATTGAAGAAATGTTTGATCATTTTTGTAAGGGTGTGAGTATTTATGGACCATTTTGGGATCATGTGTTGGGTTATTGgaaagaaagtaaagaaaatcctgataaagtatttttcttgatgtatgaagaaattaaaaagcAACCTAAAATTTATCTTAAACGCTTAGCTGAATTCTTGAAATGTCCATTTTCCAAAGAGGAAGAAAATTGTGGAGTTGTGGATGAAATATTAAGATTGTGTAGTTTTGGAAATTTGAGGAATTTGGAGGTGAATGTCAATGGAAAAATGTTGACTGGAatagcaaataaaaatttctttcGTCAAGGAGAAGTTGGAGattggaaaaattattttactgtTGAGATGAATGATAAACTCAATCATATCATTGAACAAAAGTTTCAAAGATGTGGattaaaatttttgtatatttgattagacattaatatgttataatgtGAACTTTTGGATAtcgtttatttattttcaaaatcaatgtAAGAGTAGTTGTGTTTAGGAGTAATGTAACAAGAACATGCAACAAAACCTATATTGTTGCATTAATATATAACAGTATACATATCCGCACgtcacataaaaaaaatcaacttatgattaattttatttcataaaatattaaatagttcaattatttttacatatttatcctttattaCTTTTATGATGTATTAATACATTAACGTTTTCTCCATGTtaacaatttataaatttttacttttcgcatgaaatattaaatatcataagATTAAGTGACATGATGattcattttaaatatgttttttttggcctaaaaattttcaaatgtcttttgaaagttaaatttatataaaattataaataatttaataacaatacaaaaatgTACAGAAAATTCAATacgtaaatttaatttatataatttcttattaattattaaattaatcaaacatAAATAGTGAATTAATTACTTGTCGTattatctttaaattattaatttagatatgtaatttttcatagaagaaaataataatttatgtctTTAACAATGATTAAATGTCGAGGAAACTTATCAACTTTTAGTATTCTAATTTAACAAATAATGGGTAAATTACTTTTATGACTATTATAAGATTTTCCATTGATTTTAGTACTTATACTTATTGTTTTAATAATATGTTTAATCTCTAGTTATTATTAGTTTTGGACTTGGTTAATCACAGAAAGATAATACTTACTACAaatccatttttattattaatggaAAGATATTGAGCGCGCATAATAATTCCTAATgttctataaataataatgacaaaaaaaattatgatactTCTACAGtaaagtaattttataaatttgaatagatcttattcttttttttattatcgtAGACATTGAGATTTTGTGGGAATATACAAGATGCGTTCAATTCGAATTGAGATTCTATATACTGTGTTCAAATCAGATAAGGATTTCATGGAGACTATTCAACCCTAAATcctagtttatgcctatataaaagGTACTAGATTCCCTTAAAAGacatctcaaaaatttcataaagagaACAAGATCTCGAATACTCCACAAATTGATGGTTTATTAAGAGATCAAAATCTATATCATGAATTAGTGGCCCTCAAATCATGGATAAATCCTAGGAGAGTagaatttcttcatattttaattatatgatttatttattttccatacgtttaaaatttgttgcaaacaatTACTatcatcattattgttattatttgattttgttgttgctaTATTACCACAAGAATTCTAAATAATTTGCCATATGATGTAAtagttttttatttcataataccGATAATCTAGTCATTTTAACGTTGAAAGTTATATTtgatagaattttatttttaaaaataattagatctcttaataaaaacatgttttggtacttttatttatgaaatcGAAAAGGGGACAAATAGAATGTAGTAtccattaaataatttatttgattataatttcaaaaatatttttaattcaaattgaaataatacttattttgtaattgtaattattgaaattacacATGATGTTTAATTTCTACTGCACttcctttcaaaaaaaaatttagtggaTATTTAATTAGCTACACTTACAAAAAGTGAgaagacatttttttttgataaatttatattaatcatatacttttgcattcaatcaaataatttagaagaaaaaaaattctgttGGTTTGAATCTAAACATTACAAAATATCAGTTGGCTATAAATACAATACTTTGGGTTTGACAATTGACATTTGTTAGAAAAAGTTTTTACCATTATAATTTTAGAACAGTTTCatcttaaattcaaataaatttgtctttatttattttattatatattgtaattttaaattagcttgaatttcaacttcaaaatcaaaatgatCAAGTGATTTATTCCTACGTTGTCACTTGCCTTAATGAAAATGCATTTTCCTATCctttaaattatacaaaattgaTAATACTTTTTTGGATGAAAAAATTTCTAAAGTAAATTTAGGAATTCACCAGTtatctcaaaattcaaaaagataattgcatttacatatatttaaactaaccgcactaatttaaaagtattaaaaataattagaatgacaaacaaaaaacttaattaattaatttgaaaatcgTAGGAGAGAAAAACTAATCTTATAAATGTCagtaaaaggtaaaataaatgtGATTCGATTTTAGTTATATCCTCTTTTTGTGAGTTTGCATATTCatccattttaaaatttaaaatacaaattaaaaatagttttcatGGAAATTTTATCTGATTTGcaattcaagtatattattatccaaattattgtttttttgagTAGTACTGAGTACCGATATGGGGacgcgagttcatattaactcgaGCCCCCTTAATCCATGTAACCAACATGGATCGAAAAACTATaatacttcatatataagtaaagttgagtttgttattgaatttttttaacgaactaagtgttttcattgttttacaagcttttatatattgcatgtgttttattgctttatattaagtCACGTTATTCATGGGTTGAACAGAGTCAAtataagtgttccttcttactctttttcaagcttaagttgttagcattccaacttgcatactcATGTGCCTTTTGCTTCATTGCCAAAATCAATCATGAATTCGAAAATCAAACTTATTTACTTATGTAGGAATTCTAaggacatttttatttttctacgGCATTTTGTAAACAATTTAAGATTTCATCACAAAGATACCAATTTCATTCATGAAATGTCTGATCTTTTTTGTGAGGGGTTGAACCTTTATGATCCGCTTTGGAATCATGTGTTGGTTAACTGAAAATGAAGCATAGAAAATTCTAACTAAGTACTTTTCTTgatgtatgaaaaaattaaggaGAAACCAATAATTCAGCTTAAACAATTGGCTGAATTTTCGGAATGTTAAAGAAAATTTAGTGTGGTGGatgaaatattaagaatgtGCAGctttgagaatttgagaaatttggagatgaatACTAATGGAAAACTATCAACTTTAGAGGGAAATAAGGTGTTCTTTCGTCAAGGAGAAATTATTTTGCTACAGAAATGAGTGATAAACTCAATCATATCATTGAAGAAAAGTTTCAAGGATATGgattaaatttttcttatgtttgattAAGCTataatatgttattatattgtca
This DNA window, taken from Solanum lycopersicum chromosome 5, SLM_r2.1, encodes the following:
- the LOC101260818 gene encoding cytosolic sulfotransferase 12-like; protein product: MNNKCICVYICYINLKFVENTQFKTMTTSQISPPKYLQEEPSEEWKKFFSTLPKEKGWIESTIYNYQGFWSSSRSIQGVIAFQQQFQAQDSDIILVTSPKSGSVWLKSLLFALVNRKNNPISQQDHPLLVKNPHDLVLFLELDLYADDQVPDFSLFTSPRLMATHVPFASLPKSVQNSRTKLVYLCRNPKDAFISMWQFANNLRLDNHKDTNSIEEMFDHFCKGVSIYGPFWDHVLGYWKESKENPDKVFFLMYEEIKKQPKIYLKRLAEFLKCPFSKEEENCGVVDEILRLCSFGNLRNLEVNVNGKMLTGIANKNFFRQGEVGDWKNYFTVEMNDKLNHIIEQKFQRCGLKFLYI